The Amycolatopsis coloradensis sequence GCGCGTCGTTCGGCCGTCTGCTGTCGGTCGTCGACCTGAAGATCGACCGCCGCACCCTTGACGTCGTCCGTGGTGAAACCAAGGCGCACAACCAGATCGTCACCCGCGACGTCACGCCGGACGCCGACGTGCTGAAGCTGATCGACGAGGCGAAGACCAAGGCCGCGCCGATCGCGAACAAGGCCGTCGGCACCATCACCGCGGATCTGGTCGCCAAGGGCGCCGCCTCCGGCGAATCGCCGCTCGGCGACGTCATCGCGGACGCCCAGCTCGAAGCCACGAAGTCGAACGGCGCCCAGATCGCCATGACGAACCCGGGCGGCATCCGCACGGACTTCACCTACGCGTCGTCACCCGCCGGCGAAGGCGACGGTGTCGTGACCTACGGCGAGGCGTTCGCCGTGCAGCCGTTCGCGAACATCATGCAGACGATCACGCTCACCGGGGCGGACCTGAAGAACGTGCTCGAACAGCAGTGGCAGGCCAACGGGGTCGTGCGGATCCTGCAGATCTCGAAGTCGCTCAAGTACTCGTACTCGGCGTCGGCGGCCCAGGGAGCACGCGTCTCGAACCTGACGCTCGACGGCACGCCGATCGACCCGGCGGTGTCGTACCGCGTTTCGGTGAACAACTTCCTCGCCGCCGGCGGGGACGGCTTCACCGAGTTCACGAAGGGGACCAACCTGTCGGGTGGTCCAGTGGACCTGGACGCGCTGATCGCGTACTTCGGCGCGCACCCGGGTATCGCTCCGCCCGCCGCGGACCGGATCACCGTCCTGCCGTAGCCCTCGCGAGTGCCATGAAAGGTCCCTTCCTTGCGAAATTTGCGAGGAAGGGGCCTTTCATTGCGTCTACGGGGTGGTTTTGTCAGTGACCCAGGGCACAATGGCCGCCATGACGACCTGGGAAGAAGTCGTGGAACTGGCGGGCAGGCTGCCTGAGGTCGAGGAGTCCACGTCGTACCGCACGCCGTCGCTCAAGGTCGCGGGCAAGAGCTTCGCCCGGCTGCGCACCGAGGCCGAGGGCGGGCTGATGCTGCTGTGCGAGCACGCGGAGAAGGAGGCCCTGCTGGCCTCCGGCGACCCCGCGTACTTCACCACGCCGCATTACGACGGCTACGGCGCGATCCTCGTCGACTTGGAGAAGGTCGAGAAGACGCAGCTGCGCGAACTCATCGAGGAGGCCTGGCGGATGAAGGCGCCCGCCAGGCTCACGAAAGGACTGAACGACTAGCGGAGTTCTCCTTCGAGCAGGCTCATCAGATACTCGTCGTGCCACTCGCCGTTCTGGCCGCGGAACGACTGCCGGTGCCTGCCGTCCACCTGGAACCCGAGCTTCTTGTAGACGTGGATCGCGGCCTCGTTGTCGACCACGACCCACAGCGCGATCATGTGCAGCCGCATCATGTCGAAGCCGTAGCGGCAGAGGGTGCGCATGGCGTCGGTGCCGTAGCCGCCGCCCCAGTGGTCCTTCTCGCCGAGATAGATGTCGAGTTCCGCGCGTCCCTGCTCCGGGGTGGCGTCGCGCAGCGTGCAGGTGCCGATCAGCGTGCCGACGGCGAGGCTCTCGATCGCGAAGTTCGCCTGGCTGAAGCTGTTGGGCTTCCGGTGGGCGAAGCGCTCGCGGATCTGGGCGAGGGATTCCGGGTGGTCCGCGGTCAGCCAGCGCGTGACCTCCGGGTCGTTGTGCCAGCGCCACAGCGTGTCCGCGTCCTCGGGTTCCAGCGGGCGCAAGCGGATCAGTTCACCGGTCAGCATCGTCCATCCCAAAGATCGGTATCGGACTTTCCAGACTATTGGGCGACACCCGCGAGCAGCCACCGCTTAACGGGGACTTCCAGCAGCACCCTGGCGCCGAACGGCTCGATCTCCTCGCCTGCCGCCCAGCCGTCGTACTTCGCCGCCAGGGCCGCCAAAACGTCTTCGCGCAGGGCTCCGCCATGGAGGCGTGCCAGGCCTTCGGCGACAACCGGCGCGTCACCGTCTTCCAGCGCGAGGCTGACGCGCGGATCGTTGCCGACGTTGCGCACCTTCACGTTCCGCTCGCCGCTGCCGATCCAGAAGACGTCGTCGAGGTACACGAACCACACCGGCGTGACGTGCGGCGATCCGTCCGCCCGGAGCGTGCACAACCAGGCGTTGCGCTCCCGCGCGAGTCGTTCGATAAGCGATTGGTCACGTTTCACCTGGTCAGCCTGCCCGAAAGCTAGGGTGCCGGGCGTATGAAGGTCCACCAGTACTGCTACTTCGCCTTGAAGAGCGAAACCGTGTCCGCCGGGGAGATCACCGCGCGGCTCGGCATGGAGCCCGACGAGGTCCTGGTACTGGGTTCGCGGTCCGCCGAACACCGGTTGCCGCGGATGCACGCCTGGAAGGTGACGCACCGCGGTTCGGAACCGGTCGACGACCAGATCGAGAGCGTGATCGGCAGGCTCGCCCCGGTCCGCCCGGAAATCCGGAAGCTGGTGGACGAAGGCGCGAGCGCGGTGCTGCAAGTGGTGCGGTATTTCCATCACCGTGACGGCGGCGAGGAGTTCGGCTGGCACCTCTCGCCCGCCGTGCTCGCGTTCCTCACCGAAGCCGCCGCCGCGCTCGACGTCGACGAGTACGACCTCAGCGAATGAGCTTCCGCCGGTCCGGTGCGCGGCGGGAACGCCGAAGATGGTGGGATGGTGCCCCACAGCCGGACAACCCGTTGGGAGCCCAGCATGTCGAGCGAGAACTGGCCGCTGAGTCAGGATCCCGAGTCGCCGGTGATCATCTCCCGGTCGCTGGTGGAGGACCCGTCGAACCTCGCGTTCGTCGTCCTCGACGACGACGGTGACTGGTTCATCAGCGACGGCAACGAGTTCTCCGAGGACATGGAGGAGAACAAGGACGCGTTCGGCGCGCTGCCGCTGCGGGAAGCGGTGGAGCTCATCCCCGAACTCGCCGCGCTCGCCGGCCTGCCCACCGGCATGGCCGCCGAC is a genomic window containing:
- a CDS encoding MmcQ/YjbR family DNA-binding protein, whose amino-acid sequence is MTTWEEVVELAGRLPEVEESTSYRTPSLKVAGKSFARLRTEAEGGLMLLCEHAEKEALLASGDPAYFTTPHYDGYGAILVDLEKVEKTQLRELIEEAWRMKAPARLTKGLND
- a CDS encoding GNAT family N-acetyltransferase, yielding MLTGELIRLRPLEPEDADTLWRWHNDPEVTRWLTADHPESLAQIRERFAHRKPNSFSQANFAIESLAVGTLIGTCTLRDATPEQGRAELDIYLGEKDHWGGGYGTDAMRTLCRYGFDMMRLHMIALWVVVDNEAAIHVYKKLGFQVDGRHRQSFRGQNGEWHDEYLMSLLEGELR
- a CDS encoding pyridoxamine 5'-phosphate oxidase family protein gives rise to the protein MKRDQSLIERLARERNAWLCTLRADGSPHVTPVWFVYLDDVFWIGSGERNVKVRNVGNDPRVSLALEDGDAPVVAEGLARLHGGALREDVLAALAAKYDGWAAGEEIEPFGARVLLEVPVKRWLLAGVAQ
- a CDS encoding DUF4279 domain-containing protein, which gives rise to MKVHQYCYFALKSETVSAGEITARLGMEPDEVLVLGSRSAEHRLPRMHAWKVTHRGSEPVDDQIESVIGRLAPVRPEIRKLVDEGASAVLQVVRYFHHRDGGEEFGWHLSPAVLAFLTEAAAALDVDEYDLSE